CTATCTATGACTAATACACTTCTAATATCGTTTCCGGTTTTTTTACAGTCAAACAGGTAATATCGTTTGCAATTACTTTATAGTTGCTTTCTATTAAATTCAAAAAAAAGTCACAAATTAAAAGAGCGGGCTCTATATCAGACCCGCTCTCAAAGGTGAGATGGAAAATACAACTCAAGGGGACAAGCCCATGCGATCGTTCCGCACTGGGAGATAATTCTTCTGACATGAAAGCCAGCTCCTTCCTTGGTGATAGGTTAAAACTTAGGTTGTTTCCAACCAGTCATAAATTCGATCTAGTTCTTCCAAGGTTACCAGACCGTACTGCCAAAGAATCATTGGTAAAGGCCCCGGATCGTGTTCCCGGTGCTTCAACGCAATTGAAATAGAAGCAGACGAAATCGCTAATTCTTCTTCTAAGAAGCGAATGAATTGTGAATAAGTTGCAGGTGCCATTCCTACTTTCACCTCCTCTTTAAGACACCATTTTGCGATAGAGAACTTGCTACTTTAATCAGTCGATAGACAGTGTTTCTGCTGTCACTGTACTTTTTTGCCATACCTCTTTTGTCAGATAGGTGCAAAGGCAAAAAGAACGCTTCTAGGTATAATTTCTCAGACAAACTTCGCAGTCAATCCGCGAAGGGAAATCCTAAGTCGAATTTGCGAGAAAATTAAACCCAAAGCTTAGTAGTGCAAGGTTTTTCCCTACCTAAGCAGCGCTTTTTGATGCGCCAATACCCTACTTTAAGCCGATCGGCTTATATCAAGGTTTTATATTTTCTTGTTGATTGTCTCCTACTCCAAGGCCCTAACGACCCTCACCTATAACAAGGGAAGAATTTATAGTTGCACTTATGCCTCACACCTAGACATAGCGGCATTTTTAGAAATATAGCTAAGTTTAAAAAACGCTGCTAGAACTTCAATGCCATGTCTGCACCCAGATAGAAGATAGTTTTTTTATTCAACAAGTAATTCACCTTGACTTTGATGCTACTGGTTCCTGAAGCTAGCACTTCCTATCGGAGTTGCCCGTTTCAGGGACAAGAGCATTGCAAACTTGCTTTTGCCTGGATAGCTTAGCAATTTCTGACAGTAGTTTATCAAGATAGATAAAAATATTAACATTTTTCAGTAACTTTGATAACTTTTTCAAAGTTATGGTTGCGATAAACTGGGATTTACTGAGTTTGGTGGCAAAAACCGAACTTCCACCCGCTGGCCGACTTTGAGCTTGAGTTCCGCAGCACGTCCGCCACGCAGCTCGATCACTCGGTCTATGAGCGTGTTTGGGCCATAAGTCGGACAGGGAGTGCTGGTACAGGGAGGTACATTGAGAGCGATCGCTTTGATAACTCCTTCCCGCAAAAAAACCATATCCAGTGGAATTTTGACATTCTTCATCCAAAAGCTGACGGTTTGCGCGGGCTGAAACTCAAACAGCATTCCCCGGTTATCTGGCAAAGCGGTGCGGTACATCAAACCCATCGCTTGTTGTTCCGGGGTGCGAGTTACTTCCAGCTCGATTACCTCTTCTCCCATCTTAGCTGTAGCTGAAACTGGCAGCATTTGGCTCAAATCTGTCTGCGATTCCTTGCTATCTGTAGGTTGCGACGTTACTTGTTCTGTGACAACCGACTGCTGTGCGGCAGAAGTTGCTGGCCCCAACGGCGAACAACCCATGACCAAAATCAACAGCAGCACTCCCAACCAATTTCTTCGTAAAATCACTTAGCGATCGCTCCTTACTAACTCTTCCCTTCCCTCTTCCCTTTCCTCTTCCCCTAGCCCCTAACCCCTAGCCCCTAACCCCTCCTTTCAAGTTTCTCGCAAAACGTAGCCAACACCTCGCACAGTCTGAATCAAGCGTTTTTCGCCTTCATCTTCTATTTTGAGACGCAAATAACGAATATAAACTTCAATGACATTAGATTCACCCATAAAGTCGTCGCCCCAGACATTTTCGAGAATTTGTTCGCGGGTCAAGACTTCGCGGGGATGTTCCATGAGATACTTGAGCAGCTCGTATTCCTTCATCGTCAGATCGATCGTCCGTCCGTTGCGTAGGGCTCTGCGAGTACCCAGATCCAAAGCCAGGTCGCCAAAGCGTAACTGTTCGGAGCCGTCTTTTTCTGGCTGGAGATAGAAACGCACTAACTTCAAAAACGTTTCCGTTCGGTAAGGCTTGAGAAAATAATCATCCGCTCCTGCTTCCAGACAAGCCACCCGGTCATCGACCGCATCGCGAGCCATCAGCAGCAACACGGGCGATCGATTTCCCGCACGCCTGAGATTTTGACATAAACTCAGCCCGGATTCTCCTGCTAACATTCGGTCTACGACGATCAAATCGGGTTCCAGTTCCTTGGCTCGTAGCAGACCGATTGTGGCATCGTAAGCTATGACAGCTTCGTAACCTGATTCTCTGAGATCGATGCTGACGTTTTGTGCTAGAGTTTCGTCGGTTTCGATCACCAAGACGCGAGGATTTTGGTTGAGGGTAACGTTACTCATATAGGCAGAAGATAGGCGATCGCTGTGGGGCTTGCTCTTATGAGTAATAATACCCGATCGAATATTCGCTTTCATATGTTTTAGGACAATCTAACTGGACAAGACGCATTTAAAACTGTGCGTAAATTCTCGTCTGGTATACCCGCCTGCTGAAGTTGAGGTAACCAAACTGATGTTGGTGTAATCCAAACTTCTTTAGTACCATCAGGAAGGTCTTGTCCTGTCCATACTAGCCCAACGAGCCTGCCTTGACGGTTGAATACTGGCCCTCCCGACGAACCTGGCCCGACGGCATCCGCTTCTCCGTGAGGGAGAATAGCGACGATCGACATAGCAGCGTAGCGATTTTCGACGGGAACGCGAGGATCGGGGTCGATCCGCAACGCGGGTTTGTTATCTTGTACGGTGGCGGTGACTGTTATTGCCGGATAGCGACCGTAAGCATGGCTTTTAATGGTGAGTTGTTCGCCTCGCTCGATCGGTTTACTTTCCAGACAGGGGGGTGAGAGGTCGATGCGATCGAATTGGTGAGTATCTAGTTTCACAACTGCTACTTCCAGGTCGCGGTCTAGAAACAGCAGTTGCTTCATCGGTACGGTGGGACTCAAGGATGAGGGTTGCGGTTGTGATGGCCGAAATGCCTGCCATTGCGTTAGGTTGTAGGGAATACAGCCTTCGGTATTTGTAGCGCTGATTCTGTATGGCTTGCGATCGCGGTTGAGTCGATCGGCATTTGGTGCAACCAAACAAATCCAATCATTAATTCGCGCATTGTCAGTGCGGTTAATCTGATAGCTGAGCAGTTGGTCTTCGGTTTTTACATCGATTCCTTGCAAAATTAGGAGTGCGGCATTAGTGGCTATGTGCCAATTGGTGAGCGCAATTCCCTCTCCGAGATAGACAGCGGAACCGATCGGCTCAAATCTCTTCTGTCCCTGTGGGTTTAAAAGTACAATTCCGACCGCATCTATTTGCTGAGAGGGTAGTTGTGCTTGACAAAGCAATACAAAAAAAAGACTGCAAACTACACTGTATAACAAAACCCACAATCTTTTTTTCATGATGATACTTCCTTATGGTTTTAGATTTTAGGTTCCAGATCCAATCTAAAATCTAAAATCTAAAATTTGGCTAAGGGAGCTCGACAGAAGTAGGTTTGGCAATGTGGGGTAGACCCCAGCCTAATTTTTCTCGCAGAATGCGGAAAAATTCCGGCGGTTGTAAGCGGATGAAGCGGGCCCGGTAGCGCGATCGCTCTACCCGGACGCGATCGCTTGGTAGGATGTAGCACCCGGCATTTCCATCAACTACCATTACCAAGCGTTCCAGATTAACTGGATAAATTGTCACCGGATCGCTGTTAGCGAATACCAATGCGCGGGAAGCCATAGAATGAGGGCAGATCGGCACTAATTGCAAGACCTGTACACCGGGCGTAATCACCGGGCCACCGGCACTGAGAGCGTAGGCTGTCGAACCTGTAGGAGTGGAGAGAATCACCCCATCTGCGGCAATGTCGATCGCTGCGTGCCTGCCTACCTGTATTTCAAAATGGCACATACTGGTGAGCGGTTCTCGGTGAATGACCATTTCGTTGAGGCAAAGCGCCTCCCACAAAACGGTTTCTTCCCGTAACACGCGCACCGTCAGCATGGTTCGCTCTTCAATTTCGTATTCACCGACGAGAATCTTTTCGATCGCTTGCGGCAATTGGTTGACGTAAGTCTCTGTGAGAAACCCCATGTGACCGGTATTGACAGTCAGCAGGGGTATGCCGAGGGGTGCGATCTGACGAAATGCCGCCAGAACTGTGCCGTCTCCGCCTAACACCACTGCAAAGGTGATTTCCTCGTCGAAATCTGGAGGTGTTAGCATTTCGATCGGCGTGTGGCAAATTGGGCCTTCGGGACGCGAGTAGCCCAGAATACCGCCTGCACCAGTCGCCATTAAGACATCCCAACCAGCAGCAGTCAAATCGTTTTTTAACTCTGTAGCAAGGCGACAAGCTACAGGTTTAACGTCGTTGTATATAATCCCAACTTTGGGCACGCAAAGAAGTCCAGCTTCGGATTGAAAGTTGATGTATTGAAAAAGGAGTTGAAAACGAACGTCACTCTAGTTAAGAGGGCTGCTGATGGCTAATGGTTAGGGATGCGTTGCTGTTACGCCACGAACCCGTAACAATAAACCTATCAGCAACTTGGGAAAATTATCTTTGTCTTCATACCGTTCGTTTAAAATCTTAATGCTCTTTTTTTTGATTTCTTTTTAGTTTTAGCTTGTTCATAATCCAATTCTTTCAGCTTCTTCAAAATTCGACTGAAGTAATCTTGGAGGTACGCTTCCAGGGTTGTGGTTTCTTGGGGGTCGAGACCGAATACAGTATATACTTCTTCCATTGAAGCGGTAAGGGGTTTATCCGAGGCCAAAACTTCTGCGAAGGATAGGCGATCGGCTAAATTCCAGCCCCACTGAAAAAACCTGGCGATTTGGCGAGTAGTACGCAATAACCCCAGGGGTAGGCGGGTTACTTTTGCTTCTTTCCCAGACAAGCGTTCGCACAAGTTAATTATTTCATCAGCACCCCACGCTCGTGTGCCTACTACCGGAAAAGTACCTTTTTCCGTTTCGGGAACGGAGAGGGCGCGAACGGCGAACTTAGCCACGTCCTGGGTGTCCATGTAAGCGACAGCAGTAGTTTGGGTTGTTACCCAAATTGCTTGTTTTTCCAAGATGGGAACGGCGTACTGTCCGATTAACCCTTGCATAAAGCCGCAGGGTCGCAGAATAGTATACTTTAAACCGGATTCTGCCAGAAACAGTTCCGTACATCGCTTGATATCCATCAGGGGTACGTCAGGATATTTTTCTGCATCCAGAATCGAAAAGAATATATAACGCTCTATTCCGGCGGCTTTGGCGGCTTGGATCAGGGCTACCTTCCCTTGCCAGTCTACCTGTTTGATGCTCAGGGAATCTGTGGGTCGGGCAGTGGCAGCATCGATAATTGCTGTGACGCCTTCCAATGCAGGCGGTAGGCTTTGAGGATCGCACAAGTCCCCAGACACGAGTTGAGCGCCCCATTCTTTTAAAAAGGCCGCTTTCTTGAAACTGCGGACTAAGCAGCGTACTTCATGTCCCTCATCTAGGGCGCGACGG
The sequence above is a segment of the Aerosakkonema funiforme FACHB-1375 genome. Coding sequences within it:
- a CDS encoding NAD(+) kinase, with amino-acid sequence MPKVGIIYNDVKPVACRLATELKNDLTAAGWDVLMATGAGGILGYSRPEGPICHTPIEMLTPPDFDEEITFAVVLGGDGTVLAAFRQIAPLGIPLLTVNTGHMGFLTETYVNQLPQAIEKILVGEYEIEERTMLTVRVLREETVLWEALCLNEMVIHREPLTSMCHFEIQVGRHAAIDIAADGVILSTPTGSTAYALSAGGPVITPGVQVLQLVPICPHSMASRALVFANSDPVTIYPVNLERLVMVVDGNAGCYILPSDRVRVERSRYRARFIRLQPPEFFRILREKLGWGLPHIAKPTSVELP
- the nblR gene encoding response regulator transcription factor NblR; its protein translation is MSNVTLNQNPRVLVIETDETLAQNVSIDLRESGYEAVIAYDATIGLLRAKELEPDLIVVDRMLAGESGLSLCQNLRRAGNRSPVLLLMARDAVDDRVACLEAGADDYFLKPYRTETFLKLVRFYLQPEKDGSEQLRFGDLALDLGTRRALRNGRTIDLTMKEYELLKYLMEHPREVLTREQILENVWGDDFMGESNVIEVYIRYLRLKIEDEGEKRLIQTVRGVGYVLRET
- a CDS encoding DUF192 domain-containing protein; protein product: MILRRNWLGVLLLILVMGCSPLGPATSAAQQSVVTEQVTSQPTDSKESQTDLSQMLPVSATAKMGEEVIELEVTRTPEQQAMGLMYRTALPDNRGMLFEFQPAQTVSFWMKNVKIPLDMVFLREGVIKAIALNVPPCTSTPCPTYGPNTLIDRVIELRGGRAAELKLKVGQRVEVRFLPPNSVNPSLSQP
- a CDS encoding DUF2949 domain-containing protein, whose translation is MAPATYSQFIRFLEEELAISSASISIALKHREHDPGPLPMILWQYGLVTLEELDRIYDWLETT
- a CDS encoding S1 family peptidase, with amino-acid sequence MKKRLWVLLYSVVCSLFFVLLCQAQLPSQQIDAVGIVLLNPQGQKRFEPIGSAVYLGEGIALTNWHIATNAALLILQGIDVKTEDQLLSYQINRTDNARINDWICLVAPNADRLNRDRKPYRISATNTEGCIPYNLTQWQAFRPSQPQPSSLSPTVPMKQLLFLDRDLEVAVVKLDTHQFDRIDLSPPCLESKPIERGEQLTIKSHAYGRYPAITVTATVQDNKPALRIDPDPRVPVENRYAAMSIVAILPHGEADAVGPGSSGGPVFNRQGRLVGLVWTGQDLPDGTKEVWITPTSVWLPQLQQAGIPDENLRTVLNASCPVRLS
- a CDS encoding SDR family oxidoreductase — translated: MSLLIVGSTGTLGRQVARRALDEGHEVRCLVRSFKKAAFLKEWGAQLVSGDLCDPQSLPPALEGVTAIIDAATARPTDSLSIKQVDWQGKVALIQAAKAAGIERYIFFSILDAEKYPDVPLMDIKRCTELFLAESGLKYTILRPCGFMQGLIGQYAVPILEKQAIWVTTQTTAVAYMDTQDVAKFAVRALSVPETEKGTFPVVGTRAWGADEIINLCERLSGKEAKVTRLPLGLLRTTRQIARFFQWGWNLADRLSFAEVLASDKPLTASMEEVYTVFGLDPQETTTLEAYLQDYFSRILKKLKELDYEQAKTKKKSKKRALRF